The window TTAGGAGGTTTCACTTCAACTGTCCATGCTTTAATCTCTTTTTGCTgaaatcttaaaaataatttacaTTTTTCTTCTATATATATGgtttgatccggcagtaagaatgggggaccccatttagcagagtcaacgccgcgaggagggccaaaggccttggccgagcggataaggagggcgacgaccagctgaggcttccgagcggaagcaatataCCCCGCTGGaggcggggttccgacgctcatgatgaacagtaggaaaggccgagcagagggcctgctcggccgaaggaataaaacatcaacgctgcgaacagtccagagcacaTGACCCGGAAGCTCCCGCGCGGACCAGAACATCCGATcggccggacgcgaggaaacggccgaccggtcggacgattgacggggagtaagaaaaggcaaggatgggaacatcttctgacaacagatgatatgcaggatcctaggacatgggctcactgtcccatcaaggacatgggctcactgtcccatcaaggacatgggctcactgtcccatcaaagacgtgctcgtactgtagcagtaaggagtcaggcaagctcctctgacaagcccatactgggtatgggttgaggacacgtgtgtgtgcctcggtatatgtacatcagcctcctcagaagtctatataaggcctccacttcttcaaccggaggtacacgagtcttcatCTTTGAGCCACTTCCTTCATCTATTCCctcgtctgacttgagcgtcggagggccgtcgccgggacacccctcccggctcggttttgttgcaggttcgccggagcactcgaggattcagcagggagcgccacgtccccagcgttcgttgacccctggttcggacaggatcatggtTGTTTAAAGATACATTGTTATGTTTAGCCAACTAATCAGGATATTAGTCCAAATTAAAAATTTCATGGCATACCAAGGAGAAAGCAGGAAAGCAATTTTAATAGTTGGTTATCTTGATTTAGCGAGTTACAGAAAATACACCTATAACTATCTAATTGATTTTCTTGAAGTTTAGTCccaatttagtatttattttattCCTGAGAATCATCAGGTAAAAACTTTGACTTTCTTGTGTGCATAGCATGTCCGTAAACTACAAGTAGTTGAGGTGTTAGATGCAGCAGCTTTCAAGAAATAGTAAGCTGATTTAACTGAGAAAATTCTTGACATAGTCCATCTCCAAATTCTTAGATCATTTTGTCTAGTATTAGCATTTGAAGTCAGCATTCTTTCTTTCATATTTACCAACTCATGGTTGCTTCTGCATCATGCGCCTTCTGCTACAGCTGTTCCAGGATCGAGTTTGAACAGTTGCACCAGAAATAAAGAGTTTTCTCCCGTTATGAACTTTTATGAACTTCTATACTACTGCTTAGCAGATAAACTTCTATGGAACCGAATGAAGCTATTCTTAACCATCTAAGGTCTCCCCAGATCTGTAGATTCTGATTCTGATAAATCCAGATGCCACCACCAGCTTATTAATATTGTACCAAATTATGTCCTTGACAGTCTAGAATACTCAACGACTCAATACTCCCAAATCAAATCGTCTGATACACTGGTTGCAGGCCACTTTGCACTATAGCAAAGAAAGTTCATTCTGATTGTATCAACTGCTTTGATCACCCATTTAGGTATAAGAACACACTGcctaacaacaacaaccaagctttatTCCACTAGGTAGGGTTAGCTAAGCACACTGCCTAGATAGATCAAAATGGAACTAACTACACTGTTGATATGGATTAATCTCCTCATATAGACAAGAATTTTTGCTTCCATGGGTGAAGGCAAATAGTTATTGAAACCACAGAATTCTAGTGTTTGCTGCTAACTTTTGTCAGTTGTATCACAATCTTACTTGTGTCAATTGTTCGTTCATTTCAGATTGCAAACTATCTTGATCGTGCTGTTGCTAGCTTGGGAAGGAAGCCTCTGAAAGTCTTGGTTCAAGTAAATACTAGTGGAGAGGAATGTAAGTCTTAATAATATTGTACTTGGTGATGAAAAAagtttcaattaacttaaaaattgctagatatttgttaaaataataaatttcctAAGTAGCAAAACGCTTTGGGAGCCGAGGAGCTCCATTATCCAAGAATTCTTTGGTTAAAACCTTGTCCAGTTGATTACTGTTTTTCTTGTAACATTATAAGAATGTTTGCTTATATAGCCAAGTCTTCGCAGCAAAATCCGGCGTTGAACCTTCAAGATGTTTAGAGCTGGCTAGCCATGTAAAGTCCAGCTGCCCAAACCTTTCCTTTTCAGGCTTAATGACGATAGGGATGCCAGATTACACCTCAACCCCTGAAAATTTTAAGGTAGTACTTGTCTCATTAGCAGATAATTTTATGTGCCAGTATAGTATTGTGTTTAACCTCAGGTCTTATTGTTGGGGTAACAGACGATGACAAATTGTAGGGTCGATGTGTGCAACGCACTCGGAATACCAGAGGAGCAGTGTGAGCTATCCATGGGCATGTCTGGTGACTTTGAGCAAGCTGTAAGATAAGCAACAGTTTTGTGGAATTTTCATGATCAGTGGTGTTGCTTCATGTGCTCTTTTTGTATGACTTTTGCAGATTGAGATGGGCAGCACAAACGTGAGAATTGGATCGACCATATTTGGACCAAGGGAGTATCCCAAGAAAAATCAGAGCCATTGAGGAATTACACTTGTGTTGTTTATTAATGAATGACTTGCATATGtttgtaagaaaaaaaaaactaaaaagacATTAGTGATGATCAATATCCAAATCCATTTGTGTTTATGTAGTGGCAATTAATACTAAGATTTGGATTATTATGAGTTTTAGACGCATAAATCATGTAACCCAACAgccaattaatttataaattaggtatcatatttatattatttttaagtacAAATTAATTTGAAATCAGTTAGGgctttcaaaattaaatatttaatcattGTGAATTGCTGGATATGCTAACTAGAACATTGATATTTTCTTGAGGAATTTGATTAACAAATAATTATAAGCTGTTTTATTTAATATCAATTTTTAAGTGCTAAATTAGCCAGTTTGTgccttgaaaattaaaaattttattatgaatttttgaATATTCTAACTATAATGTCATTATTTTGTTTCTAAAAATATCTTTCTGGAATGGATGGTTGGTTAGTAGATGATGATGTTACCATCATGAGATACTGAGGAATTTGTGATTTATTTTTTTGAGGGATTTGGGACGGGCCTACCTTCGTTATTTTTTCCTAAAGAGTTGATTTTGATGAAATTTCAGCGTGATCTAATTGGAAAATTAC is drawn from Zingiber officinale cultivar Zhangliang chromosome 1B, Zo_v1.1, whole genome shotgun sequence and contains these coding sequences:
- the LOC122045628 gene encoding pyridoxal phosphate homeostasis protein-like isoform X1, whose protein sequence is MATPSVIAECAAATALRSVLHRVRQAAERSGRTAEAVRVVAVGKTKPASLVRQLYDAGHRYFGENYAQELVDKAPQLPLDINWHFIGHLQSNKVKSLLAAVPNLHMVEGVDSVKIANYLDRAVASLGRKPLKVLVQVNTSGEESKSGVEPSRCLELASHVKSSCPNLSFSGLMTIGMPDYTSTPENFKTMTNCRVDVCNALGIPEEQCELSMGMSGDFEQAIEMGSTNVRIGSTIFGPREYPKKNQSH